The genomic region CTTTCTGGCAtgttataattgcataaatctatatcgttttatgtttactttaattacGACTTTAGTAAAACGGCAACTTTAATACCGttagatcatttaaatttataattagagttggctatgactttaaaattagattggcaacatcattgacatcttgatttggtttgtcaaaatggcgctttaaaattcaatacagAATATGAAACtgcgagttaacagttgtatcaaATAGCTGACTTGGATACAACTTACTGTTAACTCGCCGATTCATactttgtattgaattttgaagcgtcattttgacaattcaaatcaaagTGTCAGCgatgttgccaatataattttaatctCTCTAACTGTGAACGTGCTGTGCACTATGGCCCCAACAACTacaaggcattcacgatctttttgggaccgagttggctatgaccatctagtgattttgttggcagtacttcggtgataactaaattccctaaaggaaattgacactttttgtgttaggttaggttgttttcagtttagggttatattttctaaataggtacattgttgccggatctcttaaatctgatctgtcctttttaaattaaattaaatcgtttaatagaaattttttatcgtataaaattattttggcaatttttactgttcctttgacggaaatttaaattatttttacatacataataaatcatttagtttcttacgaatattaaaataataaatctggcaatccggtggcaagaaaatgtcgaacagacactgacataaaaaaaaattacatcactgagtcagtgagtccaacatgaaaagaaaaaatcatagccaactcggtcccaaaaagatcgtgaatgcctactctcgtgtcaaaaatggattacttcctaggatttagggatattcgttactaggttgccataaatttggttaggttggaggctatgtggtttctggtgacaaacaaaagatatcccaaaaatgtaagacagcaaattaattgtaacagttgcaaatgccTAATTTCTcactaagtgatagatgattttttgtttcacaatcaattttggttactggcggcatatttatttggatttaatctctcaattcaaagtaaccaaccttaggcattcaaaataacttttgaaaattctagttacacacaatatgaaaaacgttatttccctaaaagttcgaattctagggagtaatccatttttgacacgagagtaatACGTAGTTGTAGGGGCCATACTGTGTCCTGATAATCTAGGTCCTGatcgtggagggagaaaagactggagatggcatttcctatgcttcccatgttaaaaatccgaaccctctaaaagcacgtgcaacaaccttttatgacccagtccacaatgcgctagaataagaagcacaatgcgcctggaaggaaggcgaaggaagcgattggcctagcgtctatattcagaaaccttttatgactctgtagttttcgcgggccggtacacttatttgaattagtgccatctccagtcttttctccctccacggtcCTGATACatgtcaataattaattattcttttCCTAGACCAGCGAACAATGTGTGTTGCCTAACATTGATTAGGATCTTGTATTAAATTAGTCAAAACTTCacgatttcaaaaatatttcatgtGCACTACGGCaataaagttgtttttttaataactattTTGGTTCATTAAAACTTTGATCACTTGGTCATAAATAATtaggtacctacatatttgtctgcggtaaaaacaaaaatgcttACCTACACAGAAAAGCTAATTGTAAAGAGGGATCTTTACCTGTTCTTGACAATTCTTGTTTCTCATTTCTTCGACGCAAGTTCTTTCttggtttatttaattaactaCTTTGGTGGTTTTCTGTGCATCGTTAAGACACAGTATTAACATTTATTAACTATAAGATTTTCTCTTCATATAGGTAGGTACTCGAGAAAAAACTTCAAATCAAAGATCTTGGAAGGTCCACGATGGAATGTCTACATATCAGATACACATTAAGAACAAACTGTGAAGACCAAAAACCGCCAATTTACCagaaagtaattatttttgataaatgcCATTTTCAAAcgcaaattttcaaaacgcaACTCAAAAAGCAACATGGCATCATTTTCATATCCACTTATCCAAATAAAGGCAACTTAcaacaaacacaaaaaatatcgaaGAACTAGCATAACAAGTTAACTTTTCAGGTATCATCCTGGcgcatattttttaaaaacctcAAATTTTTACCATTTTCAAAGACCTAGGGCCCCCAAAGCACAGAAGAGAAATAATTGTATCTATTCTGTGCCCAAAGCCCAAAGGGAAATTCACCTACTTATTAGCAGCGTCATCTGAGTGATTAATACTGCAGCCTAgctaacataacctcaaatatgAGTTGTAATATCATCTAATTTAACGAATTAATCGTCGGAATAGTTGTATTTCTCATCTaattcaataaattaaatgcTACAATAGTTGTGAAGTTTCATAATTTAATGGGATAAAAAGTGTGTTGCCTATCTCAGGGGATGAATACAGCGTAAAAAGCGTAATCCATTTTTATCAAAGTTATTGGTTAAAGTACAAGCATCAAGCACGTGCAGCGTGGTATAGTCGTATTTCGACACTTTACACAGCTTTTTTACCTGTCGTGTGTTTTAGATttatccaccaaaatggaTGAATTCACAGAAAACGCAGAAGACGTGGAAGTAATATATTTGGACGAGGAAATCGACGAATCAGTTGAACTTCAAGaagtcgaatacaataatGACCAATCCGAGCCGGTAGATGTTGCCAAAGTAACATTCACCAAGCATAGTAAGTCAGTGTTTTGTTGTGACTTAAGTCGCGACGGCCAAATAGCAGTGACCGGGGGCGAAGACGACAACGCCTACGTGTGGTCTACCACAGACGGCAGCGTCGTGTTCGAGTGCACAGGACACAAAGATTCAGTCACGGCGGTTTGTTTCAATCACAACGATGAACTGTTGGCCACCGGAGACATGGCTGGGATGCTGCAAGTCTGGAGTGTCAAAGAGAAGAAACTGATCTGGTGCTACGAGGGCGACGACATGGAGTGGCTGGCGTGGCACCCGCtgacgaatattttattgtGTGGGAGTCACTCCGGAGAGGTGTACGTTTGGCAAGTTCCACAAGGTAATTGCAAGGTGCTGACGTCGCACGGTTCAGCTTGTACCTGCGGCCAGGTCCTTCCGGATGGCAAACACTTGCTGGCAGGCTACGAAGATGGATACGTCAAACTGTGGGACCTCAAAGCTGCCACTGTCAAATGGCAATTTACTGATTCCCAAGTCAATTCTCTCGAGATAAATTCAGATGGGAGTTTGTGTTCGTTGGCCCCCAGTTCTACTCTGCTGAAAATAAATGACGGTAAAGTCGTTGGGAAGTTGGTAGTCGAGGGGGAGCCAGAAATCGAAGCTCACGTGTTCAGCAGCGAGTTAAATCTGTTAGTTACTGGATCTCTAAGCGGACAACTCTGCGTGTGGGACTTGCCCAGACAGGCGATTCGTCACCAGGCGAAACTCGACTGTGGGGTGACCATGTTGAAGTTGGGGTTAAATGGCAAAGTGTACATTGGCACCACGAGTGGGGTGGTTTACGTGTGTGATGTCAGGACCGGTGGTCTCGTCGAGACTTTTACCGGACATAAAGTAGATATTTTGAGTTTGTGCGTGTCCCAGGATGGACTTTCGGTTCTCACGACTTCGGATGATGaaacggccaaaatttttgtcaGCCAGTCCACCACgtgaatttgtattttttaataaaatttttgaattgtatgtgtgattgtgaaaatttgcgaGTCCAGTTGGCCTCGAAAAACTAAAGCGGGTTCGTAGATTGACTTGTACGAGTGAAATGGTCAAGACAAAAAAGTTGAGTTTGTCGACATCTTGTAAGAATGGAGTCAAGGGAGTTATAGTTAACAACggtaaaacattaatttacgctcaagttttaattttcgtGGTAAACGAAACTCAAATTTTCTTCATCATGTGTTATGTTTTATGTATGAATGTTTATGTAATATATTTTAGTGTTAAAAGATGATTTTATTGTTCCATTGCTGAATCTATacttcatttttttccatggaatatgtttataataatactTGCTAaatattaggcattcacgatctttttgggaccgagttggctatgattttttcttttcatgttggtttaactgactcagtgatgcaacggatgcatttttttttcctgtcagtgtctgttcgacattttcttgccaccgcattgccatatttattattttaatattcgtaagaaactaaGTGATTTattaagggccggttgcaccaacgtgagttaaatttaactatagattaaaatataggaaaacattgttataacaataggtaactaaagtaacgaaacattttaacctacagttaactttaactggcgttggtgcaaccggccctaagtgtgtaaaaataatttaaatttccgttaaaggaacagtcaaaattgccaaaataatttttttgttcgacactgtcagaatttgagaattttctccaatgtgaacggattttgataaatgtcacaacttgtcaaaacgaaacttcaagataattttaaaggttttaagtgatttggagcctttaaggggctcgtcgaacaaaaaaacgttgtatgcaactcgttcgtgtctaaattgggccttttttggcactcgtgggcctttaaaacgctcgtttcactcgcgttttaaaatggcccacgcgtgccaaaaaatacccaatttacacacaaactcgtcaaataaactactattattacgataaaaattttctattaaacgatttaatttaatttaaaaaggacagaccggatttaagagatccggcaacaatgtacctattcaaaaaatataaccctaaactgaaaacaacctaacctaacacaaaaagtgccaacaaaatcactagatggtcatagccaactcggtcccaaaaagatcgtgaatgccttatacaTAGATATAATTTCGTAGTAATTTCTATTGTTGTTGCTACTTTTGTACTACTTTTACAGTAgcttgtatcgggtgtttttttgtgAACAAAGTATGCAGGTtaggatcacggatcagctgttttacaccagtggtgcgttcacaatcgactcttcaacgcctactactaaaaaaacacccgatacaaatgctataaaaaaaatgaatattatacacaacgataaaatttaattatcttctCGAGCGTAATTAGCATTTCGACTAACGTCTGGACGCTAAAAAACGctctcgaagataaaatacaattttatcgtcttgtataataaataactactgTTAAATGAAAGCCTCTGACAAATTAAAACGAATTTATTTTGAGTGGATGACCAGCATAACTGCATGTGAGCTTGATTACTACTCTCCGATCTTGCTGTTTCTTGATCCGAGCAGAGCGGTGTTTCCCCCGCTGCCTCCGGACCACTGGCCTCGCCGTCTGGCGGACAAttgaaatttcatttaacattCGGCTGTCCTGACGTAGGAGCGTCCTCGCGACGGCTGTCCTGACGTAGGAGCGTCCTCGCGACTGCTATCCATGTCCATCTATAGTCTGTTTTTCCATCAAAGAACcaccaacaccgcaatttacacccactACCATGAAATCAATATATgcggaaataattttatttgcgaCTCGCGCCTATTTATGGAACTTTTTTCGTTTACTTCATCCGTTCTAACGCACTTGGTTCAAGCTCACCCCTTTTCTTCTTAAAACACTCATCTTCGACATGTCCCTTTATTTTGCAATGATTGCAGGTTTTATCGGATTTATACTTAAAACAGTCAACCTTTTTGGGCCCCTCGCGTCCGCAGAAATAGCATCTCAACACTTTCGAGTCTTTTGCAGTAGAAACAGGAGACCGTTTGCCCAATCTGTCTTTCACAGATCCACTACCGGAAGCGGGTTCTTGTTGCTCCACATTTGCAATtagaaactgtaataaatgttTAGTACTTACGCACCCTGCTGCTCGAGCCCCAGATTTGAGGAAAGGGTCGTTAATCGTGTTAGTGATGATGTCAACTATTATGTGGTCGTCCAACTTGCACGCACGACCTAGCGCTAATTTGCGATAGTAGAAATCCACCAAACTCTGATGTTCTTCCCGTTGCACATTGACCAATTCTTTCAGCTTGT from Tenebrio molitor chromosome 8, icTenMoli1.1, whole genome shotgun sequence harbors:
- the LOC138136798 gene encoding angio-associated migratory cell protein, with translation MDEFTENAEDVEVIYLDEEIDESVELQEVEYNNDQSEPVDVAKVTFTKHSKSVFCCDLSRDGQIAVTGGEDDNAYVWSTTDGSVVFECTGHKDSVTAVCFNHNDELLATGDMAGMLQVWSVKEKKLIWCYEGDDMEWLAWHPLTNILLCGSHSGEVYVWQVPQGNCKVLTSHGSACTCGQVLPDGKHLLAGYEDGYVKLWDLKAATVKWQFTDSQVNSLEINSDGSLCSLAPSSTLLKINDGKVVGKLVVEGEPEIEAHVFSSELNLLVTGSLSGQLCVWDLPRQAIRHQAKLDCGVTMLKLGLNGKVYIGTTSGVVYVCDVRTGGLVETFTGHKVDILSLCVSQDGLSVLTTSDDETAKIFVSQSTT